The proteins below are encoded in one region of Hordeum vulgare subsp. vulgare chromosome 3H, MorexV3_pseudomolecules_assembly, whole genome shotgun sequence:
- the LOC123439584 gene encoding protein THYLAKOID ASSEMBLY 8, chloroplastic-like, whose translation MASLLFQPHTTPTASPRAVARPRAGAITCGPRDNRGPLQRGRSLSTEAIHAVQSLKRLTAADRSPSAARGAASASLGRLLRADLLAAMAELQRQGHWSLALAALHVARAEPWYRPDPELYATFVSSSPPSEAAAGAVDALVEAFLEEKEERRGGLISESEGPWVGVDVYKLTRLVRALVAKGRARAAWRVYEAAVRRGGCEVDEYMYRVMARGMKRLGLEAEAAEVEADFAEWEARVSPSARHLLDNMRARESNKTTAAA comes from the coding sequence ATGGCGTCTCTCCTCTTCCAACCGCACACGACCCCGACGGCCTCCCCGCGCGCCGTGGCCAGGCCCAGGGCCGGGGCCATCACCTGCGGCCCGCGCGACAACCGCGGCCCGCTCCAGCGCGGCCGCTCCCTCTCCACGGAGGCCATCCACGCCGTGCAGTCCCTCAAGCGCCTCACCGCCGCCGACCGCTCCCCGTCGGCCGCCCGCGGCGCGGCCTCCGCGTCCCTCGGCCGCCTCCTCCGGGCCGATCTCCtcgccgccatggccgagctccagCGCCAGGGCCACTGGTCCCTCGCCCTCGCCGCGCTCCATGTGGCGCGCGCCGAGCCCTGGTACCGGCCCGATCCGGAGCTCTACGCCACGTTCGTCTCCTCCTCGCCGCCCTCCGAGGCCGCCGCCGGCGCCGTGGACGCGCTCGTGGAGGCGTttctcgaggagaaggaggagaggcgcGGCGGGCTTATCTCGGAGTCGGAGGGGCCGTGGGTGGGGGTGGACGTGTACAAGCTCACCAGGCTGGTGCGCGCGCTGGTGGCCAAGGGCAGGGCGCGCGCGGCGTGGCGGGTGTACGAGGCGGCGGTGAGGAGGGGAGGCTGCGAGGTGGACGAGTACATGTACCGGGTGATGGCGCGGGGGATGAAGCGGCTGGGGCTCGAGGCCGAGGCAGCGGAGGTGGAGGCGGACTTCGCGGAGTGGGAGGCCAGAGTCTCGCCGTCGGCGAGGCATCTGCTCGACAATATGCGCGCGAGGGAGAGCAACAAGACGACGGCGGCGGCTTAG